A segment of the Campylobacter vulpis genome:
AGGCTAGATAGAGAGACAAATTTTGTCCATCTTTATAATGCACGCTTGTATGTTAAAGATGTGCCTGTATTTTATATGCCTTATTTTGGTTTTAGTACAGATACGCAAAGACGCACAGGACTTTTAGTGCCTAAATTTAGCATAAAGGGTGATGAAGGCTTTTTTTATGAGCAACCTATTTATTTCACTATGCAGGAAAATTGGGATTTGCAGTTTAATCCTCAAATAAGAACACATAGGGGTTATGGACTTTACTCAACTTTAAGATTTATCGATTCTGCTTCTTCTATGGGGGAGTGGAATTTTGGAGTTTTTAGGGAAAATACAGATTATTTTAAAGATGAAAATTTGGAAAATCAAACCCATGTAGGTGCTGAGCTTAAATATCTAAGAACGGATTTGATTAAATCTTTACTTGGAGATAATTTTCAAGAAGGATTGTGGGTTGATGCGACTTATTTAAATGATGTGGATTATTTAAATTTGGGAAGACGCGATTATAAAGATGTGAATTCTTTAATTACTTCAAAAATTAATTATTTTCTTGCCGATGAAAATAATTTTTATGGAGCTTATGGAAAATACTATATCGACACCTCTAAAACCCACAATAAAGACACCTTACAAGAATATCCCTCATTTCAATACCACCGCTTTTTAAATTCTTTGCTTGATGAGAGGATACGCTACTCTTTTGATGTGAGTTTTAATAATTATTACAGACGCGTAGGACCTTATGCGAATAATCTTAATTTAAGCTTACCTTTATCATACCACAATGCTTTTTTTGATAATTTTTTGCACTTTGCTTTTACGGAAAGGCTTGACGCTTCTTTTGTTAATTACAGCAACGACCCACAAAAAGAACACGAGCATTTTTATAGAAACACACACGAATTTGACTTTTATACAGATCTTTCTAAGGCTTATGATAGCTTTTTTCATACTTTAAATTTGGGGGTTAGTTATATTTTACCCGGAGGTAAATCAGGAGGTATTAGTGAGGATTATTTAAATTTGGAAAAAATTGATGAAAAATTAAGTCCTTATTTAGTGCAATATTTTTACAATGAAAATGGCGAGAAAAAACTTAAAAATCGCATCGATGTGAGTTATTTAAGCAGACGCGATGAATTTGAAGAGAGTAAAAATCTCATTACTTATTATTATAATGAAAATATTAGCCTTAATAACGAAGTGATTTATTCTCATTTAGATAGGCATTTTAGTAATATTTTAAGTCAAATTGAGCTAGGCTTAAATCCGCAGTTTAATTGGGAATTCTCTCACGCTTATCAAAATGATGAATATGGAAAATATAGCTTCATAGGCACAAGGGCAAATTATTATTTAAACGCAAATTATAATTTTTTTGGTGGAATTTGGCTTGATACTCAAAGAGCGCATGCGAATATGTGGGAGCTAGGTTATACCTATCAGCGTAAGTGTTGGAATTATTCTTTAATGTATAAAGAAAGGATAGACCCAAAACTTACAAGTGCTGGTATTAGTGCTAGAAATCAAAGTGGATTTTATCTTGTGTTTAATTTTTATCCACTTGGGGGCGTGGGCTATGATTTTGCTTTACAAGATGATGAAAATAAAATTTAAGGAAAAAGCGTGTTTAATTTATTTAAAAATTTTAAAAAATTACTATCAAATGATAAAGGAAATATAATGCAATACAGCATAGAAGTGAATCAAAATTTAGAAATTTTTGACATCAATAAGGTCGCTAAACAAGCAGCTGGCTCTGTTTTAATGAGAGTGGGTAAAAGTGTTGTTTTAGCAGCCGTAGCAAGAGAGGATAAGCAAGTCGAGGAGGACTTTTTACCTCTTACTGTGCAATACATCGAAAAAGCTTATGCCGTAGGACGCATTCCCGGAGGCTACATTAAGAGAGAAACAAAGCCAGGAGATAATGAAACCTTAACGGCAAGGATTATTGATAGAAGTTTAAGACCGCTTTTTCCTAAGGGTTATGCTTATCCTACACAAATAGTTGTAATGGTGCTTTCAGCTGATGATGAGGTGGATTTACAAGTGATGAGCTTAAATGCGGCAAGCGTGGCTTTATATTTGAGTGGAATTCCTATGAAAGCACCTGTTTGTGGGGTAAGAATCGCTAGAATTAATAATGAGTTTGTGCTAAATCCAAGCAATTCTAAACTTAAAGAAAGCACACTAGATCTTTATGTAGCTGGAGTTAAAGATGAGCTTTTGATGATAGAAATGAGAGCTTTACCAAGTGAGAGTGAGGGTGAGGTTATGGTAGAAACTAGCTTTGCGGAGGCTTTAGCGGGAACTAGCATTTATGAGCAAGTGATGAATGAATTAAGCGAAGATGAGATTTTACAGGCTTTAAGTGTAGCAAAAAAAGCTATACTCAATGGCTCAAACGCTTATGAGGAGGCATTTTCTAAACATAGAAAAAATGAAGAAATCGAGCTTAAAGCAGAGCTTGAAAATGTAGAACTTTTTGAATTTATCAAGCAA
Coding sequences within it:
- a CDS encoding LPS-assembly protein LptD; this translates as MWRNFSFFLATSLTLNAAQVDIYATNAKKEGDKLIANQDVVIFSDFYFITANKAIYNEKTSEVELFGDVNILRGQNERSHSNYARIKLDTNEANFEKFFFANNDLEVWFKSDKSCLDDKSFKATLSSVSSCNVESPDWEIKFSEGRLDRETNFVHLYNARLYVKDVPVFYMPYFGFSTDTQRRTGLLVPKFSIKGDEGFFYEQPIYFTMQENWDLQFNPQIRTHRGYGLYSTLRFIDSASSMGEWNFGVFRENTDYFKDENLENQTHVGAELKYLRTDLIKSLLGDNFQEGLWVDATYLNDVDYLNLGRRDYKDVNSLITSKINYFLADENNFYGAYGKYYIDTSKTHNKDTLQEYPSFQYHRFLNSLLDERIRYSFDVSFNNYYRRVGPYANNLNLSLPLSYHNAFFDNFLHFAFTERLDASFVNYSNDPQKEHEHFYRNTHEFDFYTDLSKAYDSFFHTLNLGVSYILPGGKSGGISEDYLNLEKIDEKLSPYLVQYFYNENGEKKLKNRIDVSYLSRRDEFEESKNLITYYYNENISLNNEVIYSHLDRHFSNILSQIELGLNPQFNWEFSHAYQNDEYGKYSFIGTRANYYLNANYNFFGGIWLDTQRAHANMWELGYTYQRKCWNYSLMYKERIDPKLTSAGISARNQSGFYLVFNFYPLGGVGYDFALQDDENKI